The genomic window ttgctttgtttttagctGTTGAAAATTGTCATCCCATATATTCTTTATGAATGAAATATGCATCTCTATTTTTACTCATGGGGAAACTCAAGTTCAGAGAGGTTTAGTAACTGGCTTGCCCAGCTCAGCAGATGGCAAGATGAGAACGTGTGTCTGTCAACTCTTAAAATCGTGCCTGCTTGCCGCGTTGCAGCATACTCAGCTGCTAGTTCTTACCACGAAGTGTGTGAGACAAAACGGTGATGTCCTCTTTGCTCTCTCTGCCAGGAACAGCAGATGATGTCCTGAATGGAGACCATGACAAGGAGCAGAAAGACCCCTACTTTGTGGAGACCCCTTATGGTTACCAGCTAGACCTGGATTTTCTCAAATACGTGGACGACATACAGAAGGGCAACACCATCAAGAAACTGAACATCCAGAAGAGGCGGAAGCCGTCCGTGCCATGTTCGGAAGCCAGGGCCGCACCTGGTCAGCAAGCTGTGTGGACTTCCACCGACTCCTTGTCGTCCTCCAACAGTGATGACAGCAAGCAgtgccccagcttcctcctagcCAGAAGCCAAGTCACGTCGACTCCAGTCTCAAGGCCGCCTGCCCCTCTGGAGAGCTCACCTGCCTTTCTTACCATCCCAGAAAATCGGCAGCTGCCACCGCCGTCGCCACAGCTCccaaagcacaatcttcatgtcACCAAGACGCTgatggagacccggaggagacttGAGCAGGAGAGAGTCACCATGCAGGTGACCCCGGGTGAGTTCAGAAGGCCCAGGCTGGCCAGTTTCGGAGGCCTGGGCTCCACCAGCTCCCTCCCCTCCTACATGGGCTCTGCAAACCACAATTCCGCCATGCACCAGCTTCAGAATGGATACCAAGGCAATGGGGATTATGGTGGCTATGCCCCGGTAGCCGCCACCACTTCCTCCATGGGGAGCTCCATCCGCCACAGCCCCCTGAGCTCAGGAATCTCCACCCCAGTGACCAACGTGAGCCCCATGCACCTGCAGCACATCCGTGAGCAGATGGCCATTGCCCTGAAACGCCTGAAGGAGCTCGAGGAGCAGGTGCGAACCATCCCTGTGCTCCAGGTTAAGATCTCCGTCTTGCAAGAAGAGAAAAGGCAGTTGGCCTCACAGCTCAAAGACCAAAGGGCTGCATCACAGAACGATGCCTGGGGGGTGAGGAAGCGGTCGTACAGCGCCGGGAATGCCTCCCAGCTGGACCAGCTGTCCCGGACCCGGAGAGGTGGCGGGGAGCTGTACATTGACTATGAGGAGGGCGAGATGGAGAGTGCGGAGCAGAGCACCCAGAGGATAAGGGAGTTCCGGCAGCTCACCGCCGACATGCAGGCCCTGGAGCAGAAGATCCAGGACAGCAGCGGCGACGCCTCGTGGGAGCCCACGGAGAATGGGCAGTGCCGGCTGCGGGAGTGCCGCTCGGTGGCGGTGGGTGCCGATGAGGACATGAATGCCACCGTGGTCTACCACCGGGGCTCCCGGGGCTGCAGAGATGCCGCCGTAGGGACAGTCACTGAAACGAGGAATTCTGGGGTCAGCGTGACAGAGGCCATGCTTGGAGTGACTACTGAGGCTGACAAAGAAATTGAGCTGCAACAGCAGACCATAGACGCCCTCAAGGAGAAGATCTACCGCCTGGAAGTGCAGCTGAAGGAAACCACGCACGACCGTGAGATGACGAAGCTCAAACAGGAACTGCAGGCTGCCGGATCCAGGAAGAGAGCTGACAAAGCCaccatggcccagcccctggtTTTCAGCCAGATGGTGGAGGCAGTGGTGCAGACGAGAGACCAGATGGTTGGCCGGCATGTGGACATGGTAAACGCGTGTGTCGGGACCTCCGTGCAGACAAAGAGCGTGGGCATCTCCTGCCAGCCTGAAGGTAAGGATCAAGACGCCGGGCCTGAGCTGCCCATGAGCTGCTGGGTTGTTAAGGAGAGGGTAGAAACCCGTGACCAGTGCACCGGGAGGACCCTGGACACCTGCGACAAGAGCGTGGGTGTGGAAGTCAGCGTCTGCGAAACGGGGAGCAACACGGAGGAGTCTGTGAACGACCTGACACTCCTCAAGACAAACCTGCATCTCAAAGACGTGAGGTCCATCGGCTGCGGAGACTGCTCCGTTGACGTCATGGTCTGCTCCCCGACGGAGCGCGCCTCCCGGAGCGTGAACACTGAGGCCGTGGGCCGGGTGGAAGTTGCTGTCACGGCGGCGCCGCACACCACAGACCGGCACACCAGCACCGCCTTGCAGCAGGCCAGCCAGTCCACCAACACCGAGACGGCCTCCTTTGCTGAGGCCAGCACCAACACCTGCCTTAGTACTTTAGACAAGCAGACCAGCACACAGACCGTGGAGACACGGACAGTGGCCGTAGGAGAAGGCCGCGTCAGGGACGTCAACTCCTCCACCAAGACTCGGTCTGTCGGGGTGGGAACGGTGCTCTCCGGCAATTCTGGGCTTGACAGGCCATCTGCTGTGAAGACCAAAGAGTCGGGCGTGGGGCAGATCAATATTAACGACAGCTATCTGGTGGGACTCAAAATGAGGACCATAGCGTGTGGGCCTCCACAGCTGACGGTGGGACCGGTGGCCAGCAGGAGGAGCGTGGGGGTTGGGGATGAGCCGGTAGGGGAGTTCCTGGAGaacccccaggcccaggctccatCTGGGGTGATGACCAGCTTGGATCACTACATTGAGCGCgtccagaagctcctggcagaGCAGCAGACGCTGCTGGCCGAGAACTACAGTGAACTGGCAGAGGCTTTTGGGGAACCTCACTCGCAGATTGGCTCCCTCAACTCCCAGCTCATCAGCACCCTGTCATCCATCAACTCTGTCATGAAGTCTGCAAGCACCGAAGAGCTGAGGAACCCCGACCTGCAGAAAATCCGTCTGGGTGACATGACAGGTAGGTGGCACCCGCGGGGGCCTGGGCGTGGGAACGTggcttggtccattttctgttgctgtgtgTGGACTGCCAGGGCCTGTGTCATTTATAAAGAACACAGGCTTCTTTGGGTCACTGttctggaggtgaggagggcctAAGAGCGTGGCACCAGCGTCTGCGTGGTGTCTGGCGAGGGCTTTCTTGCTGAGGCATCACGTGGCACGGGGCCTCGCATGCTGAGACCAAGCAAGCTCACTTTATCCCGCGGGAACTCCCACGGTAGCCACAGTGATCTACAGCCCAAATTAACACAGCGAGGCCACTCACGAGGGCAGGCGGAGtaagcttccagctcctgaacTTAAACGGGGCTGCAGGCAGGACCGCGGAGGCTATCTTTCCAGGGAGTTCGGCTTGTTTCTGACGGCTGGGGCTGTTTTTTGAAACCACGGAGTAAGTTTCAGAGGGGGTAATGGGCAGAATGaaaaccaggaatcaaactccaTAAGCAACTCTGGATTCCAGTATCTGGTAGCTTTGTTGGCTTCTGCCTGAAGTCTCGAGCTGTGAGAAAGATGAGCCAGTGTTGCCTGGCCTAGAAGTTGTCTTTGAGCGCTGCCAGTGGTTTtgtgattttggttttgtttgtttgtttgtttaattactaagagggatagcgggagagagacacacacagtagagagagatttttgatccactagttcactctgcaaattccagggctgagccaggctgaagcttggagtccagaactctatccaggtcttctgcatggccagcagggacccaagaacttgagctgtcacctgctgcctcccagggtgtgcattagcaggaagttggaagtaGAGAAGTAGAGAAGTTGGGGCTGAAACCAGGCACTGCgatcatgggatgctggcatcccaagcagagatGGAAGCTCTGTGCCACCTGCCCATCCCAGGGGCTGCCAGTGTGTTACGATGTTTTATTCTTGATCTTCCAGTTACATACTTAGCATACTCACCCATTTTACACAGCATTGCCTGGGGGAAGGAATCCTATACTGTCTGTACCCACAGCTGTCAGTATATTGTCAATTCAAAGTACTGGTATAACATGTTTGCAGTTAAAGTTTTATGAGCAGAAAGACACCCCATTAATTCCCTAACACAGCAGGTGACTGCTGACTTCCTGCTGTATGTGAAGCGTGGGGACAGGCTCTGAGGATGCTGCAGTTGTCCTTATGGTGCCCACCTGCTAGTTACGGGTTCGTAACTCGAGAGTGCGTCAACACTTTCATGAAAAAAACTGTGTGGATTTCAGGGTTTATGTACAGTagaataagcttaccttttagttccatttttctgcaaacagTTTGAAGCCTCCTTGAATGGCAGGATGTGATAGGTGCTGAGGGGACAGTGACGCTCTGAGGGCACAGAGGGTGGCAGTGGTCAGGGGTCCAGCTCTTTGAGCTGTGAGGCGGTCAAAGCAGGAGTCTCTGACTAGGGAGCCTGGAGCCGCAACTCTGGAGTCTTTCCCCACTTTTCCTTATTATGGTGCTTCCATGTTTTGTGTGTCTCACTCTTCCTCCTTTGTATTTATTCTTGCTCACCTCTTCTTTAAACGGAAGCCGATGATCCAGAAGTTACACTGAGGTCCTGGGCCTCACTGCCTGGCTCCTCATGGTCATGTTCCTCTGTCCCAGGGCTCACTCACCTCACCCGGGGGCAACGctgtgcagtaagttaatcctgtGACAATGTGCAGCATGGACTTAGGCACGCTATCCACAAACACTCCTTCTGTTGCCCTTTATAGCCTGAGATTGAATGAAATGGACTGAAATAGATTATTACTTAGCATTGGCTTTTGGTATCTGTGCTGTGGGACAGTTTCTtgtggaaaagaaaataataaacctGACAACTGAGGTGTAGATTTGTGCCCCTTAGCATCCAAAGACTTTACTAGCGTTATAGGGGGCATTTCCAAATTCTCAGAATTAAAATGTTAAGGGGAGTGAAGCAAACTCTTAAGGAACTAATGCTGTGTCTGCTTCCACGTGCTTTCAAAATTAGGTCAGATGTTAGTCAAAATACAATTCTTCCAGAGGCGGAAGGCACAGGATCATCGCTGTGAAAGCAGTTTCTTCCTGGCCTTCCTGAACTCCTCAGACTGGGGTTTCTGTTTCACATTCCTGCTGAAAAAACCCAGCTGCAACACTGAGGGCCACGCACTGAGCACAGAGGCCAGGAAGGTGTGCTGGGATCTGCTTGCAGCCCTGCTGATGTCCCACACATCACCACAGGGATCTGACCCTGAACATGAATCCCTCATTAATTGGCTAAAACACAGGAGACTACAGCATTTGTGGCCTGAGGAGCAGATGGGTTTAGTAGCACTCTGTCGTTGGAGTGGCGGCCCACACTCAGGGCACGCCGGCATGTCTTAGGATGCTGACATCCCGTTTGTACTTGAACCATTTGACTCTCAAGTTCTGTTGAGGAAGGGATCAAGTTGGGAACTCAACCAAGCAGAGCATTTGATTTCTGTGACTTGGTGCTTGGCAATATGGGGTGACCGAGGAAGCAGCTTGGTGTAGTCAGGTGGAGAGATTCTCAAGCCCCCATGGCTGTGGGGTGAGGCTGTGTCCAAAGGCATGTGGGCTCACTGTGCACACCCCTGTGGGGTGAGGCTGTGTCCAAAGGCATGCGGGCTTGCTGTGCACACCCCACAGTGCACAGAGCTGCTCACATAGACTAGAACACCTGTCTCTGCTGGAAGACTGTGCAGTACAGAAAGGCATTCATTTCAAACTTGTTGCCGAAACAGAGAAATTGGGCTCCATACCTACCCCAAAGCACATGCAGCTAATCCCTTCCATGAGCCTAATCCCTTGTTTTTTAATTGCTGTGAAGTGTGCACTCTGAAGCCACACAGCCTGTTCAGATGCTCTCTCTGCCACCAGCACACGTTGTCTTTGTTCCCTCACGGGGTGGTCGTGAAGACTGagctggtggcagggacacatGGCAGCAGCTGGCAGCCCGGAGCGGAAGTGCTCAGCAGAAGTTGGCCGTCGCTGTCGCCCTGTGAGGCCTTGCCGAAGCGGGGATGTGGATGAGCAGAGATTGCCAAACAAAAATCACCCAGAGGTCTTTTAGGTCCTCATACTTCTAGAGActaatgcccccccccccccgccccattaTTATGCCTCCCCACCTAACTGTGTTATCAAGATAATTACGTAGATAAAAATAGGAAAACTTGAAATTAACACGATAAATTTTCAATCCAGAGCCATTCAGAATCCACATCAAAGGCAAAAATGAAGGGTGTTTAAACAAAATTTGAATCACAGTTTACCTATTTTGCgcgcgtgcgcgcgcacacacacacacacacacacacccacccacacacacctaAAAAGTcatagacatttttctcagacTTGAAAGACAGTGCCGGCCGgtgcatggctcacttggttaatcctccgcctgcagcaccggcatcccatatggaccctgggttttagtcccagttgctcctcttccagtccagctctctgttgtggcttggaaaggcagtacttgggcccctgcaccctcatgggagaccaggaggaagaaactggctcctggattcagatcagtgtagctccggccgtagtggccatcttggggtgaaccaacggaaggaagacctttctctctgtctctatctctccctaactctatctgtcaaataaaacaataaataaataaaaatttaaaaagacagtgTCACTGCTTTGATGCGCCTGTAATTTGGTAGTGACCAAAGGTGTTCTGTGGAGTGTTTTAAAATTCCTGGTAgtataaatttaatgtattttttatggAATAAAAACTTAAGAGGTAATAAGTTTCTTCTGTCAAGaaaaacttcaagaaaaaaatgtttttcctgtaAATCAGTTGAATTCTTTTGGTATAAGGAGTGGCTCATGTTTCTTTTTGTTCCCACCCCCTTATTTTTCATCTgggaaaagggagaggaaaaagaagagtcTATACCAACAACTTACAGCTACAGATACTCTAAACATTTATGATTGTGTCTGAGCAATTACAAACTGTAGCCTTCACCGTAATTTCCAGAAAATTCATCGCTCATGTTCAGATACCAGGACTGCTTTGTAATTCA from Oryctolagus cuniculus chromosome 1, mOryCun1.1, whole genome shotgun sequence includes these protein-coding regions:
- the KANK1 gene encoding KN motif and ankyrin repeat domain-containing protein 1 isoform X2, giving the protein METRRRLEQERVTMQVTPGEFRRPRLASFGGLGSTSSLPSYMGSANHNSAMHQLQNGYQGNGDYGGYAPVAATTSSMGSSIRHSPLSSGISTPVTNVSPMHLQHIREQMAIALKRLKELEEQVRTIPVLQVKISVLQEEKRQLASQLKDQRAASQNDAWGVRKRSYSAGNASQLDQLSRTRRGGGELYIDYEEGEMESAEQSTQRIREFRQLTADMQALEQKIQDSSGDASWEPTENGQCRLRECRSVAVGADEDMNATVVYHRGSRGCRDAAVGTVTETRNSGVSVTEAMLGVTTEADKEIELQQQTIDALKEKIYRLEVQLKETTHDREMTKLKQELQAAGSRKRADKATMAQPLVFSQMVEAVVQTRDQMVGRHVDMVNACVGTSVQTKSVGISCQPEGKDQDAGPELPMSCWVVKERVETRDQCTGRTLDTCDKSVGVEVSVCETGSNTEESVNDLTLLKTNLHLKDVRSIGCGDCSVDVMVCSPTERASRSVNTEAVGRVEVAVTAAPHTTDRHTSTALQQASQSTNTETASFAEASTNTCLSTLDKQTSTQTVETRTVAVGEGRVRDVNSSTKTRSVGVGTVLSGNSGLDRPSAVKTKESGVGQININDSYLVGLKMRTIACGPPQLTVGPVASRRSVGVGDEPVGEFLENPQAQAPSGVMTSLDHYIERVQKLLAEQQTLLAENYSELAEAFGEPHSQIGSLNSQLISTLSSINSVMKSASTEELRNPDLQKIRLGDMTGNTLECTCKCRGLVSGGHLTSQTDQEVGTTEGRPISSRVAFPTQESSSSPVNLTDDQIAAGLYVGTNNENTLKSIMKKKDGNKDSNGTKKNLQFVGINGGYETTSSDDSSSDESSSSESDDECDALEYPPEEEEEEEKEEDTRGMAEGHHAVNVEGFKSARVEDEMQVQECEPEKVEIRERYELSEKMLSACNLLKNNINDPKALTSKDMRFCLNTLQHEWFRVSSQKSAIPAMVGDYIAAFASISPEVLRYVINMADGNGNTALHYSVSHSNFEIVKLLLEADVCNVDHQNKAGYTPIMLAALAAVEAEKDMQVVEELFGCGDVNAKASQAGQTALMLAVSHGRIDMVKGLLACGADVNIQDDEGSTALMCASEHGHVEIVKLLLAQPGCNGHLEDNDGSTALSIALEAGHKDIAVLLYAHVNFAKAQSPVSVVHLALGTRRKCTRPAGPLPRGVGRRRRFYVGAENGSFSLELKSASCQPRPGGQES
- the KANK1 gene encoding KN motif and ankyrin repeat domain-containing protein 1 isoform X3; its protein translation is METRRRLEQERVTMQVTPGEFRRPRLASFGGLGSTSSLPSYMGSANHNSAMHQLQNGYQGNGDYGGYAPVAATTSSMGSSIRHSPLSSGISTPVTNVSPMHLQHIREQMAIALKRLKELEEQVRTIPVLQVKISVLQEEKRQLASQLKDQRAASQNDAWGVRKRSYSAGNASQLDQLSRTRRGGGELYIDYEEGEMESAEQSTQRIREFRQLTADMQALEQKIQDSSGDASWEPTENGQCRLRECRSVAVGADEDMNATVVYHRGSRGCRDAAVGTVTETRNSGVSVTEAMLGVTTEADKEIELQQQTIDALKEKIYRLEVQLKETTHDREMTKLKQELQAAGSRKRADKATMAQPLVFSQMVEAVVQTRDQMVGRHVDMVNACVGTSVQTKSVGISCQPEGKDQDAGPELPMSCWVVKERVETRDQCTGRTLDTCDKSVGVEVSVCETGSNTEESVNDLTLLKTNLHLKDVRSIGCGDCSVDVMVCSPTERASRSVNTEAVGRVEVAVTAAPHTTDRHTSTALQQASQSTNTETASFAEASTNTCLSTLDKQTSTQTVETRTVAVGEGRVRDVNSSTKTRSVGVGTVLSGNSGLDRPSAVKTKESGVGQININDSYLVGLKMRTIACGPPQLTVGPVASRRSVGVGDEPVGEFLENPQAQAPSGVMTSLDHYIERVQKLLAEQQTLLAENYSELAEAFGEPHSQIGSLNSQLISTLSSINSVMKSASTEELRNPDLQKIRLGDMTGNTLECTCKCRGLVSGGHLTSQTDQEVGTTEGRPISSRVAFPTQESSSSPVNLTDDQIAAGLYGTNNENTLKSIMKKKDGNKDSNGTKKNLQFVGINGGYETTSSDDSSSDESSSSESDDECDALEYPPEEEEEEEKEEDTRGMAEGHHAVNVEGFKSARVEDEMQVQECEPEKVEIRERYELSEKMLSACNLLKNNINDPKALTSKDMRFCLNTLQHEWFRVSSQKSAIPAMVGDYIAAFASISPEVLRYVINMADGNGNTALHYSVSHSNFEIVKLLLEADVCNVDHQNKAGYTPIMLAALAAVEAEKDMQVVEELFGCGDVNAKASQAGQTALMLAVSHGRIDMVKGLLACGADVNIQDDEGSTALMCASEHGHVEIVKLLLAQPGCNGHLEDNDGSTALSIALEAGHKDIAVLLYAHVNFAKAQSPVSVVHLALGTRRKCTRPAGPLPRGVGRRRRFYVGAENGSFSLELKSASCQPRPGGQES
- the KANK1 gene encoding KN motif and ankyrin repeat domain-containing protein 1 isoform X9, translated to METRRRLEQERVTMQVTPGEFRRPRLASFGGLGSTSSLPSYMGSANHNSAMHQLQNGYQGNGDYGGYAPVAATTSSMGSSIRHSPLSSGISTPVTNVSPMHLQHIREQMAIALKRLKELEEQVRTIPVLQVKISVLQEEKRQLASQLKDQRAASQNDAWGVRKRSYSAGNASQLDQLSRTRRGGGELYIDYEEGEMESAEQSTQRIREFRQLTADMQALEQKIQDSSGDASWEPTENGQCRLRECRSVAVGADEDMNATVVYHRGSRGCRDAAVGTVTETRNSGVSVTEAMLGVTTEADKEIELQQQTIDALKEKIYRLEVQLKETTHDREMTKLKQELQAAGSRKRADKATMAQPLVFSQMVEAVVQTRDQMVGRHVDMVNACVGTSVQTKSVGISCQPEGKDQDAGPELPMSCWVVKERVETRDQCTGRTLDTCDKSVGVEVSVCETGSNTEESVNDLTLLKTNLHLKDVRSIGCGDCSVDVMVCSPTERASRSVNTEAVGRVEVAVTAAPHTTDRHTSTALQQASQSTNTETASFAEASTNTCLSTLDKQTSTQTVETRTVAVGEGRVRDVNSSTKTRSVGVGTVLSGNSGLDRPSAVKTKESGVGQININDSYLVGLKMRTIACGPPQLTVGPVASRRSVGVGDEPVGEFLENPQAQAPSGVMTSLDHYIERVQKLLAEQQTLLAENYSELAEAFGEPHSQIGSLNSQLISTLSSINSVMKSASTEELRNPDLQKIRLGDMTGNTLECTCKCRGLVSGGHLTSQTDQEVGTTEGRPISSRVAFPTQESSSSPVNLTDDQIAAGLYVGTNNENTLKSIMKKKDGNKDSNGTKKNLQFVGINGGYELSEKMLSACNLLKNNINDPKALTSKDMRFCLNTLQHEWFRVSSQKSAIPAMVGDYIAAFASISPEVLRYVINMADGNGNTALHYSVSHSNFEIVKLLLEADVCNVDHQNKAGYTPIMLAALAAVEAEKDMQVVEELFGCGDVNAKASQAGQTALMLAVSHGRIDMVKGLLACGADVNIQDDEGSTALMCASEHGHVEIVKLLLAQPGCNGHLEDNDGSTALSIALEAGHKDIAVLLYAHVNFAKAQSPGTPRLGRKTSPGPAHRGSFD
- the KANK1 gene encoding KN motif and ankyrin repeat domain-containing protein 1 isoform X5; translation: METRRRLEQERVTMQVTPGEFRRPRLASFGGLGSTSSLPSYMGSANHNSAMHQLQNGYQGNGDYGGYAPVAATTSSMGSSIRHSPLSSGISTPVTNVSPMHLQHIREQMAIALKRLKELEEQVRTIPVLQVKISVLQEEKRQLASQLKDQRAASQNDAWGVRKRSYSAGNASQLDQLSRTRRGGGELYIDYEEGEMESAEQSTQRIREFRQLTADMQALEQKIQDSSGDASWEPTENGQCRLRECRSVAVGADEDMNATVVYHRGSRGCRDAAVGTVTETRNSGVSVTEAMLGVTTEADKEIELQQQTIDALKEKIYRLEVQLKETTHDREMTKLKQELQAAGSRKRADKATMAQPLVFSQMVEAVVQTRDQMVGRHVDMVNACVGTSVQTKSVGISCQPEGKDQDAGPELPMSCWVVKERVETRDQCTGRTLDTCDKSVGVEVSVCETGSNTEESVNDLTLLKTNLHLKDVRSIGCGDCSVDVMVCSPTERASRSVNTEAVGRVEVAVTAAPHTTDRHTSTALQQASQSTNTETASFAEASTNTCLSTLDKQTSTQTVETRTVAVGEGRVRDVNSSTKTRSVGVGTVLSGNSGLDRPSAVKTKESGVGQININDSYLVGLKMRTIACGPPQLTVGPVASRRSVGVGDEPVGEFLENPQAQAPSGVMTSLDHYIERVQKLLAEQQTLLAENYSELAEAFGEPHSQIGSLNSQLISTLSSINSVMKSASTEELRNPDLQKIRLGDMTGNTLECTCKCRGLVSGGHLTSQTDQEVGTTEGRPISSRVAFPTQESSSSPVNLTDDQIAAGLYGTNNENTLKSIMKKKDGNKDSNGTKKNLQFVGINGGYETTSSDDSSSDESSSSESDDECDALEYPPEEEEEEEKEEDTRGMAEGHHAVNVEGFKSARVEDEMQVQECEPEKVEIRERYELSEKMLSACNLLKNNINDPKALTSKDMRFCLNTLQHEWFRVSSQKSAIPAMVGDYIAAFASISPEVLRYVINMADGNGNTALHYSVSHSNFEIVKLLLEADVCNVDHQNKAGYTPIMLAALAAVEAEKDMQVVEELFGCGDVNAKASQAGQTALMLAVSHGRIDMVKGLLACGADVNIQDDEGSTALMCASEHGHVEIVKLLLAQPGCNGHLEDNDGSTALSIALEAGHKDIAVLLYAHVNFAKAQSPGTPRLGRKTSPGPAHRGSFD
- the KANK1 gene encoding KN motif and ankyrin repeat domain-containing protein 1 isoform X10, translating into METRRRLEQERVTMQVTPGEFRRPRLASFGGLGSTSSLPSYMGSANHNSAMHQLQNGYQGNGDYGGYAPVAATTSSMGSSIRHSPLSSGISTPVTNVSPMHLQHIREQMAIALKRLKELEEQVRTIPVLQVKISVLQEEKRQLASQLKDQRAASQNDAWGVRKRSYSAGNASQLDQLSRTRRGGGELYIDYEEGEMESAEQSTQRIREFRQLTADMQALEQKIQDSSGDASWEPTENGQCRLRECRSVAVGADEDMNATVVYHRGSRGCRDAAVGTVTETRNSGVSVTEAMLGVTTEADKEIELQQQTIDALKEKIYRLEVQLKETTHDREMTKLKQELQAAGSRKRADKATMAQPLVFSQMVEAVVQTRDQMVGRHVDMVNACVGTSVQTKSVGISCQPEGKDQDAGPELPMSCWVVKERVETRDQCTGRTLDTCDKSVGVEVSVCETGSNTEESVNDLTLLKTNLHLKDVRSIGCGDCSVDVMVCSPTERASRSVNTEAVGRVEVAVTAAPHTTDRHTSTALQQASQSTNTETASFAEASTNTCLSTLDKQTSTQTVETRTVAVGEGRVRDVNSSTKTRSVGVGTVLSGNSGLDRPSAVKTKESGVGQININDSYLVGLKMRTIACGPPQLTVGPVASRRSVGVGDEPVGEFLENPQAQAPSGVMTSLDHYIERVQKLLAEQQTLLAENYSELAEAFGEPHSQIGSLNSQLISTLSSINSVMKSASTEELRNPDLQKIRLGDMTGNTLECTCKCRGLVSGGHLTSQTDQEVGTTEGRPISSRVAFPTQESSSSPVNLTDDQIAAGLYGTNNENTLKSIMKKKDGNKDSNGTKKNLQFVGINGGYELSEKMLSACNLLKNNINDPKALTSKDMRFCLNTLQHEWFRVSSQKSAIPAMVGDYIAAFASISPEVLRYVINMADGNGNTALHYSVSHSNFEIVKLLLEADVCNVDHQNKAGYTPIMLAALAAVEAEKDMQVVEELFGCGDVNAKASQAGQTALMLAVSHGRIDMVKGLLACGADVNIQDDEGSTALMCASEHGHVEIVKLLLAQPGCNGHLEDNDGSTALSIALEAGHKDIAVLLYAHVNFAKAQSPGTPRLGRKTSPGPAHRGSFD